A single region of the Chryseobacterium sp. 6424 genome encodes:
- a CDS encoding gluconolaconase, giving the protein MKKLLVSILFVGCAAALPDQPTTRIEFDSPEMYPEGIAYDSNADVYYVSSARLGSIGKVTPQGAYTSLISDPSFKSSYGLKIHPDGKRIFACISDANYSKYTSPDTRKKMARLIGIDLATGRKTDDIDLSKLVPGEHFANDLTFDAQQNAYVTDSFANVIYKITPGGQASVFSDHPLFKTKGIGLNGIVYHPAGYLLTVSSGTGTIYKVDLSNPKNVTKVMTEQFFVNGDGLLLNSADKLVVVQNGGSDKIYELTSQDNWASAKLTASTLLADRFTYPATATKAQDKVWVMNAKFSELTDSTGVPSRKFAIQHARLMPLPRAK; this is encoded by the coding sequence ATGAAAAAGCTTCTAGTAAGTATTCTTTTTGTGGGTTGTGCCGCGGCCCTACCCGACCAACCTACTACCCGCATCGAATTTGACTCGCCAGAGATGTACCCGGAAGGGATTGCCTACGACAGTAATGCTGACGTATATTATGTATCATCTGCCAGATTAGGCAGCATTGGCAAAGTAACACCACAAGGCGCGTACACATCGCTCATTAGCGACCCATCATTCAAATCCAGCTACGGACTGAAAATTCACCCAGACGGCAAGCGGATTTTTGCCTGCATCAGTGATGCCAATTACAGTAAATACACCTCACCTGATACCCGTAAAAAGATGGCGCGTCTCATTGGGATTGATCTTGCCACTGGCCGCAAAACCGATGACATTGACCTGTCAAAACTGGTACCCGGCGAACATTTCGCTAACGACCTGACCTTCGACGCACAGCAAAACGCGTATGTTACCGATAGCTTTGCCAACGTTATCTATAAAATAACTCCGGGCGGACAAGCCTCTGTTTTTTCCGATCATCCGCTGTTCAAGACCAAAGGCATCGGCCTGAATGGTATCGTATATCATCCGGCAGGCTATCTCCTTACCGTAAGTTCCGGCACAGGGACTATCTATAAAGTAGACCTAAGTAACCCTAAAAATGTGACTAAAGTGATGACTGAACAGTTTTTTGTAAACGGCGACGGCCTATTACTGAACAGTGCTGATAAACTGGTAGTTGTACAAAATGGTGGCAGTGATAAAATCTATGAACTCACCTCACAGGATAACTGGGCCAGCGCCAAACTTACCGCTTCTACCTTGCTGGCAGACCGGTTCACCTATCCTGCGACCGCCACAAAAGCGCAGGACAAAGTTTGGGTAATGAACGCTAAATTTTCTGAACTTACCGACAGTACTGGGGTCCCCTCGCGGAAATTTGCCATACAACATGCACGGCTAATGCCCTTACCGAGAGCTAAATAA
- a CDS encoding hybrid sensor histidine kinase/response regulator: MILIVDDSPENIISLKKVLEKNGFEVDTAASGEEALKKILKKSYVLIILDVQMPGMDGFEVAEAISGYSKAKETAIIFLSAASSNVNLITRGYSSGGLDYISKPVDMNILLLKVKTFYRIYEQSRALNEMQKKLLEEIEYRKEAERKKDEFISIASHELKTPMTSVKGYIQLLERSLEKEDIKTVRTRLQKVQNQVEKLNLLIADLLDISKIESGKLKFNKKHFSFSKMLAHIVEVMQHSHPHVSLIQHIQETEKIYGDEMRIEQVIINFITNAIKYAPGTTEIQIIHELRDDQLYFSVKDFGIGLSEEHRGRIFDKFYRVEETSERFQGLGIGLYICREIIERHQGTIGVNSTPGEGSEFYFYLPLHPEKEELIYDYDEL, translated from the coding sequence ATGATTCTAATTGTCGATGATTCGCCGGAAAACATCATTTCACTCAAAAAAGTACTCGAGAAGAATGGGTTTGAAGTCGATACCGCAGCGTCCGGAGAAGAGGCATTAAAAAAAATACTTAAAAAATCCTACGTCCTCATCATCCTGGATGTACAAATGCCCGGCATGGACGGTTTCGAGGTGGCAGAAGCCATTTCAGGCTACAGCAAAGCCAAGGAAACCGCCATTATTTTCCTCTCTGCGGCCAGCTCCAACGTAAACCTTATTACCCGCGGATACTCATCCGGCGGGTTGGACTATATCAGCAAGCCGGTGGATATGAATATCCTTTTGCTAAAGGTAAAAACTTTCTACCGCATCTATGAGCAAAGTCGTGCGTTAAACGAAATGCAGAAAAAATTGTTGGAGGAGATTGAGTACCGAAAAGAAGCGGAGCGCAAGAAAGATGAATTCATCAGTATCGCCAGTCACGAACTGAAAACGCCTATGACGAGCGTGAAAGGTTACATACAGTTGCTTGAAAGAAGCCTGGAGAAAGAAGACATAAAAACCGTTCGTACGCGCCTGCAAAAAGTACAGAACCAGGTAGAAAAACTCAATCTGTTGATTGCCGACCTGCTTGATATTTCTAAAATCGAGAGCGGAAAACTGAAATTTAATAAAAAACACTTTTCTTTCAGTAAAATGCTCGCGCATATAGTAGAAGTGATGCAGCACTCCCACCCCCATGTATCGCTGATACAGCATATACAGGAAACCGAGAAGATCTACGGGGACGAGATGCGCATCGAACAGGTGATTATCAACTTTATTACCAACGCCATCAAGTATGCCCCCGGCACTACGGAGATCCAAATCATCCATGAACTTCGGGACGATCAACTGTACTTCAGCGTAAAAGATTTCGGCATCGGACTTTCAGAAGAGCACCGTGGCCGTATTTTCGATAAATTTTATCGTGTGGAAGAAACCTCTGAGCGCTTCCAGGGCTTAGGCATCGGACTCTACATCTGTCGGGAAATTATTGAACGGCACCAGGGGACCATTGGCGTGAACAGTACACCCGGCGAAGGTTCCGAATTTTATTTTTATCTGCCCTTACATCCAGAAAAAGAAGAATTAATCTACGATTATGATGAACTTTAA
- a CDS encoding response regulator gives MMNFKRNLLYGLGLSLLLLFISSLASYISIRNLIETSQMMRQSNQIIKNMGEVLSLVKDAETGQRGYLLTNDERFLQPYINAKDKLTTEVEDLATEVTKTPTQKANLEKLKENIANRVRILDENINFKRNGEGVSSIKLLSGKRYMDDIRSQITLMQAEEEAILKERTENMERFASFTPWLIVVSAILAITITLFFFRRVSQDYDEKTTLTDELEQKNEETQNRLAAIEKVAGQISSGDYNILWDQNAQNTLGSVAEPLNQMAASLQDSFNELENREWLSSSIAQLNEQMMGEKTLETLATHILDFVTTQTQSCVAALYLQQEDNQLHLAGGYALSNDLKRQLAIGEGIVGQAFQSEKQMVVNNISEADITISYATGQAKPASVVALPITRYNIPLGVIELASTKEYTPLQLEFLNAIAGNIGLAFFGAQSRIRLQELLEETQAQSEELQSQHSELENINAELEAQSQKLLASEEELRVQQEELLQSNQELEERTSLLEEKNLLIEQRNLDIQQKSIELEQSTKYKSEFLANMSHELRTPLNSILLLSKLMTESDDLDEQYVEYAEVMQSSGQGLLTLIDEILDLSKIESGKMTLEINEVTLEEITNDMKMLFSPMAREKKLQLNILTETTAAPVLHTDKVRLEQILKNLLSNAIKFTSEGSITLNVSGDEAQGKVIFKVADTGIGIAKDKMRLVFEAFQQADGSTQRKYGGTGLGLSISRELAKLLGGEITLQSTEGQGSEFTLTLPIDAEKAPEIPVAEIDEGPVILIENTPEQPKRFIADHIPQPVEDDRDNIQDGDKVILIIEDDTPFAKILLDYTRSKNYKGLVAVRGDAGLEMAQHYRPLAILLDIQLPIMDGWQVMEALKSNPQTKPIPVHIMSSMKFKQESLLRGAVDFINKPFALEHMQDIFKKLENALNKGPKKVLIVEENQQHAKALSFFLSTHNINTDIATNVKQSIDSLQKREIDCVILDMGVPDRNAYETLETIKQSQGLEQLPIIVFTGKNLSQGEENRIKKYADSIVVKTAYSYQRILDEAGLFLHLVEEKNKKKHEGLSAFDNSGELRNILKDKTVLIADDDVRNIFSLTKALEVHGMKVIPAMDGKEALKALENNPAIDVVLMDMMMPEMDGYESIREIRATPKFRNLPVLAVTSKAMMGDREKCIAVGASDYISKPVDIDQLMSLLRVWLYDKI, from the coding sequence ATGATGAACTTTAAAAGAAACCTGCTCTACGGATTGGGTTTATCGTTACTGCTATTATTTATCAGTTCCCTGGCCTCTTACATCAGCATCCGAAACCTCATTGAAACATCGCAGATGATGCGCCAGAGTAACCAGATCATTAAAAATATGGGCGAGGTGCTCTCTTTGGTTAAAGATGCCGAAACCGGCCAGCGCGGCTACCTTCTCACCAATGATGAGCGGTTTCTGCAACCCTACATCAATGCGAAAGATAAACTGACAACCGAAGTGGAGGACCTGGCGACCGAAGTCACCAAAACACCTACCCAAAAAGCCAATCTTGAAAAACTTAAAGAAAACATTGCCAACAGGGTACGTATTCTTGATGAAAACATCAACTTCAAAAGAAACGGCGAAGGCGTCAGCTCCATCAAATTACTGAGCGGTAAGCGATATATGGACGACATCCGCAGCCAAATAACGCTGATGCAGGCAGAGGAAGAAGCCATCCTGAAGGAACGTACCGAAAATATGGAGCGTTTCGCCTCTTTTACACCGTGGCTTATCGTAGTCTCCGCTATTTTAGCCATCACCATCACCTTGTTCTTTTTCCGAAGGGTCTCCCAGGATTATGATGAAAAAACCACCCTCACCGATGAATTGGAACAAAAAAACGAAGAAACACAAAACCGTCTGGCAGCTATCGAGAAAGTAGCCGGGCAAATCTCCTCTGGCGATTACAACATTCTTTGGGACCAAAACGCACAGAATACCCTTGGCAGTGTAGCTGAACCTCTTAATCAAATGGCCGCTTCGCTGCAAGATTCCTTCAATGAACTCGAGAACCGCGAGTGGCTCAGCTCTTCGATCGCACAGCTGAACGAACAGATGATGGGTGAAAAAACCCTCGAAACACTTGCCACGCACATCCTCGATTTTGTTACGACACAAACGCAGAGTTGTGTAGCCGCATTGTATCTTCAACAAGAGGACAACCAGTTACACCTTGCCGGCGGTTACGCCCTTTCCAATGACCTCAAAAGGCAACTCGCCATTGGGGAAGGTATCGTAGGCCAGGCTTTTCAGTCGGAAAAACAAATGGTGGTTAACAACATCAGCGAAGCTGATATTACCATCAGCTACGCCACAGGCCAAGCAAAACCCGCGAGCGTTGTCGCACTGCCTATTACCCGATATAATATTCCGCTCGGCGTTATAGAATTGGCCTCAACGAAAGAATATACGCCACTTCAGCTGGAGTTTCTAAATGCAATAGCCGGTAACATCGGTCTGGCATTCTTCGGTGCGCAAAGCCGCATCAGGCTTCAGGAACTGCTCGAGGAAACACAGGCACAATCGGAAGAACTACAGTCGCAACACTCTGAACTTGAAAACATCAATGCCGAACTTGAGGCGCAATCGCAAAAACTTTTGGCTTCAGAAGAAGAACTGCGTGTACAGCAAGAAGAACTCTTACAAAGCAATCAGGAATTAGAAGAAAGAACCAGCTTACTTGAAGAAAAAAACCTGCTGATTGAACAAAGAAATCTCGATATCCAGCAAAAATCCATCGAACTGGAGCAAAGCACCAAGTATAAATCAGAGTTTCTAGCGAACATGTCCCATGAACTCCGTACCCCGCTCAACTCCATCTTACTCCTTTCTAAATTAATGACCGAAAGCGATGACCTTGATGAGCAGTATGTAGAATATGCGGAGGTCATGCAAAGCTCTGGACAAGGGTTACTGACACTGATTGATGAAATCCTGGATCTCTCAAAGATAGAATCCGGTAAGATGACGCTTGAAATCAATGAAGTGACGCTGGAGGAGATCACCAATGACATGAAAATGCTGTTTTCACCGATGGCCCGTGAGAAGAAACTACAACTCAACATCCTCACCGAAACCACGGCAGCGCCCGTACTGCATACCGACAAAGTACGTTTGGAGCAGATTCTTAAAAACCTACTTTCAAACGCCATTAAATTTACTTCCGAAGGCAGCATTACGCTAAATGTATCGGGAGATGAAGCGCAGGGAAAAGTTATCTTCAAAGTCGCAGATACTGGTATTGGCATCGCTAAAGACAAAATGAGACTGGTGTTTGAGGCCTTCCAACAGGCCGATGGCTCCACACAGCGTAAATATGGTGGCACCGGGCTTGGGTTATCCATCAGTCGAGAACTGGCGAAACTACTTGGTGGTGAAATCACCCTGCAAAGTACCGAAGGACAAGGAAGTGAATTTACCCTCACCCTGCCCATCGACGCTGAAAAAGCACCGGAAATACCTGTTGCCGAAATTGATGAAGGACCGGTAATACTTATTGAAAACACGCCCGAACAGCCCAAACGTTTTATCGCCGACCATATCCCACAACCTGTGGAAGACGACCGCGATAATATACAAGACGGGGATAAAGTCATACTGATTATTGAAGACGACACACCTTTCGCAAAAATCCTGCTTGATTATACCAGAAGCAAAAATTACAAAGGTCTCGTTGCCGTACGTGGTGACGCGGGTCTCGAGATGGCACAGCATTATAGACCACTCGCTATCCTGCTCGACATCCAGCTACCGATCATGGATGGATGGCAAGTGATGGAAGCCCTGAAATCTAATCCACAGACCAAACCAATCCCTGTACACATCATGTCCTCCATGAAGTTCAAACAGGAAAGTCTGTTGCGCGGCGCCGTGGATTTTATTAATAAACCCTTTGCGCTGGAGCATATGCAAGACATCTTTAAGAAACTTGAAAACGCGCTGAACAAAGGCCCTAAAAAAGTGTTGATTGTAGAAGAAAACCAGCAACATGCAAAAGCCCTGAGTTTCTTCCTGAGTACCCATAATATCAATACAGATATTGCTACGAATGTAAAACAAAGCATCGACTCATTACAGAAAAGAGAGATCGACTGTGTGATTCTCGATATGGGCGTCCCTGACAGAAACGCCTACGAAACCCTGGAAACCATCAAGCAAAGCCAAGGACTGGAGCAGCTGCCCATCATTGTATTTACCGGCAAAAACCTGTCACAGGGCGAGGAAAACCGTATTAAGAAATACGCGGATTCCATTGTCGTAAAAACCGCTTATTCATACCAGCGAATTCTGGATGAGGCCGGGCTTTTCCTGCATTTGGTAGAAGAAAAAAACAAGAAAAAGCACGAGGGGCTTTCAGCATTCGATAATTCCGGCGAGTTGCGCAACATCCTGAAAGACAAAACCGTACTGATTGCCGACGATGATGTAAGGAATATTTTCTCACTCACCAAAGCACTCGAAGTACATGGTATGAAAGTCATCCCTGCCATGGATGGGAAAGAAGCACTGAAGGCTCTGGAAAACAATCCGGCCATCGACGTGGTGTTGATGGACATGATGATGCCTGAGATGGATGGCTATGAAAGCATCCGCGAGATACGCGCCACGCCGAAGTTCCGTAATTTACCGGTGTTGGCAGTTACCTCTAAGGCCATGATGGGCGATCGTGAAAAATGCATCGCAGTGGGAGCGTCCGACTATATCTCGAAACCTGTAGATATCGACCAGCTGATGTCCTTGCTGAGGGTTTGGCTGTATGATAAAATTTAA
- a CDS encoding response regulator, with protein sequence MKKEILIIDDDSKNIFALTAVLKAKKYQCVSALSASEGLEILRNNHQIAVVLMDMMMPEMDGYEAISLMKNDTALKTIPVIAITAQAMTGDREKCLEAGADGYISKPVNVDELLQELTKIIN encoded by the coding sequence ATGAAAAAAGAAATTCTCATCATTGATGATGACAGCAAAAACATTTTTGCGCTAACTGCCGTACTGAAGGCAAAAAAATATCAGTGCGTTTCGGCCCTCAGCGCAAGCGAGGGACTCGAAATACTTAGGAATAACCATCAGATCGCTGTCGTTTTAATGGACATGATGATGCCCGAGATGGACGGTTATGAAGCCATCAGTCTGATGAAGAATGATACCGCGCTTAAGACGATCCCCGTGATCGCCATTACGGCGCAGGCCATGACCGGGGATCGCGAAAAATGTCTGGAGGCCGGTGCCGACGGATATATCTCGAAACCAGTGAATGTGGACGAACTTTTGCAGGAGCTTACCAAAATTATCAATTAA
- a CDS encoding CheR family methyltransferase yields MHSEHSDEHLETLLSDVLEIYGYDFTGYSRASLKRRVVRLYELDKFVSFAEYRYKIRTEPAYFKRFLEQVTINVTEMFRDPGFYKSLRTEVLPRLGTYPFIRIWVAGCSTGEEAYSVAIFLKELNLLHKSLIYATDINNAVLENAAQAIIPMSKLQLYTENYLAAGGSEQFSDYYSANYSLGKLKDELRSKIIFSSHNLVTDNSFNEFQLILCRNVIIYFDRPLQNKVFDLFDNSLEKFGYLALGTKESLDFSPAAKNFSRLKGEKIWRKIN; encoded by the coding sequence TTGCATTCAGAACACAGTGACGAGCATCTGGAAACACTGCTTTCCGATGTACTGGAAATTTACGGTTACGATTTTACAGGCTACTCCAGAGCTTCGCTGAAGCGGCGGGTAGTAAGGCTTTATGAACTTGATAAGTTCGTGAGTTTTGCCGAATACCGTTATAAAATACGTACAGAACCAGCATATTTCAAACGGTTTTTAGAGCAGGTGACCATTAATGTGACTGAGATGTTTCGCGACCCAGGTTTCTACAAATCCCTACGTACCGAGGTATTGCCAAGACTTGGCACTTACCCTTTCATCCGCATCTGGGTGGCGGGTTGTAGCACCGGCGAAGAAGCATACTCCGTAGCTATTTTCCTTAAAGAGCTCAACCTGCTCCATAAATCGCTGATTTATGCGACAGACATTAATAATGCGGTGCTCGAAAATGCTGCGCAGGCCATCATTCCTATGAGCAAACTGCAACTCTATACCGAAAATTATCTGGCAGCCGGTGGTAGCGAGCAGTTTTCTGATTATTATTCGGCCAATTATTCGTTAGGGAAACTGAAAGATGAACTGCGCTCTAAGATTATTTTCTCCAGCCACAATCTGGTGACCGATAATTCGTTCAATGAGTTTCAGTTGATCCTTTGTCGGAATGTGATTATCTATTTCGACAGGCCGCTACAGAATAAAGTTTTCGATCTATTTGATAACAGCCTTGAAAAATTCGGGTATCTGGCTCTTGGCACTAAAGAATCTCTTGATTTCTCGCCAGCAGCCAAAAATTTCTCGAGACTTAAAGGCGAAAAAATCTGGCGTAAAATTAATTAA
- a CDS encoding chemotaxis protein CheB — protein MMTCEALVIGGSAGSLEVLLKVLPGLQSPLPFPIIIVLHRKSGKDNILTDLLAAKTSLKVKEIEEKEPIRPSTVYIAPPNYHLLMERNRTFSLDASEKVNFSRPSLDVSFESAADTYRDRLVCLLLSGANGDGAVGLQKVKNKGGAVLVQEPGSAIVSYMPAFALAQVGADAILRPSEMAAYVNNLAKN, from the coding sequence ATGATGACATGTGAAGCGTTGGTTATTGGTGGATCTGCCGGCAGCTTGGAGGTGCTGTTAAAAGTACTCCCTGGCCTGCAATCACCATTGCCTTTTCCCATCATTATCGTATTACACCGCAAATCCGGTAAAGACAACATCCTTACCGATCTGCTTGCTGCCAAAACCAGCCTTAAAGTAAAGGAAATCGAAGAAAAAGAACCCATACGTCCTTCGACAGTGTATATAGCGCCACCAAACTATCATCTGCTGATGGAAAGAAACAGAACTTTCTCTTTGGATGCTTCAGAAAAAGTGAATTTCTCGCGCCCTTCACTTGATGTAAGTTTTGAAAGTGCGGCAGATACCTATCGGGACCGGCTCGTTTGTTTGCTGCTATCCGGTGCCAACGGTGATGGTGCTGTCGGACTTCAGAAAGTAAAAAACAAAGGCGGTGCGGTACTGGTACAAGAACCTGGTTCAGCTATAGTAAGCTATATGCCAGCGTTTGCCCTCGCTCAGGTAGGTGCAGATGCCATACTAAGGCCAAGTGAAATGGCGGCATACGTTAACAATTTAGCTAAAAATTAA
- a CDS encoding response regulator, producing the protein MTKKVFIFDDNIEILELCTEILQDLGLEVKTTPTTNKVVEQVKSYMPDLIFMDNWLPDISGVEATRLLKNDDALKDIPVLYFSANSNISELASEAGADDYLAKPFDIDAFEEMVKKYLGL; encoded by the coding sequence ATGACAAAAAAAGTATTTATTTTTGATGACAATATAGAAATCCTGGAACTTTGTACAGAAATCCTACAGGATCTTGGTCTTGAGGTGAAAACCACCCCCACCACCAATAAAGTGGTTGAACAGGTGAAATCTTACATGCCCGATTTAATTTTCATGGATAACTGGCTGCCCGACATCAGCGGTGTAGAAGCTACGAGACTTTTAAAAAATGACGATGCACTGAAAGATATTCCTGTACTCTATTTCTCCGCGAACAGCAACATCAGTGAGTTGGCCAGCGAGGCCGGTGCCGACGATTATCTGGCCAAACCCTTTGATATTGATGCTTTTGAAGAAATGGTAAAGAAGTATTTGGGGTTGTAA
- a CDS encoding glycosyltransferase family 32 protein translates to MIPKKIHYCWFGGQPKSELAEHCIASWKRIHPDFEIIEWNDSNSPLEDNQYVKDAYAQGKWAFVSDYVRSKVMYEHGGIYMDTDMELKLPLDEFLNEQAVCGFEVKGVPYSAFWMAEPKHQLSKDFMEWYNCQDGFFERINTDIFSEMLEKEYGADRYSDTIQELKHGVKLYPSVYFSQDLPKNYVSHHFNGSWFGGDAENTHKKKVNVYGLLERLTTYPDAKKAVKSIINEHKIIRVNAVLDLIPREHIKEYLNNREN, encoded by the coding sequence ATGATTCCAAAAAAAATACATTACTGTTGGTTTGGCGGACAGCCAAAATCTGAACTTGCGGAACACTGCATCGCCTCCTGGAAGCGTATTCATCCGGATTTCGAAATTATTGAGTGGAATGACAGCAACTCACCGCTGGAAGATAATCAGTACGTGAAAGATGCCTATGCGCAGGGAAAATGGGCTTTTGTTTCCGATTATGTGCGCTCGAAAGTGATGTACGAGCACGGTGGCATCTACATGGATACAGATATGGAACTCAAACTTCCGCTCGATGAATTCTTGAATGAGCAGGCGGTTTGCGGTTTTGAGGTGAAAGGTGTGCCGTATTCAGCGTTTTGGATGGCGGAGCCGAAGCATCAGCTTTCAAAAGATTTCATGGAATGGTACAACTGCCAGGATGGATTCTTCGAACGCATCAACACTGATATTTTCTCCGAAATGCTTGAAAAGGAATACGGCGCAGACCGTTACAGCGACACGATCCAGGAACTGAAACACGGTGTGAAACTTTATCCCTCTGTTTATTTTTCGCAGGATTTACCCAAAAATTACGTGAGCCACCATTTCAACGGCTCGTGGTTTGGCGGTGATGCTGAGAATACCCACAAAAAAAAGGTGAATGTCTATGGACTTTTAGAACGGCTCACCACTTATCCTGACGCAAAAAAAGCGGTTAAAAGTATTATCAACGAGCATAAGATCATCCGCGTGAATGCGGTGCTGGATCTCATACCACGAGAGCATATAAAAGAATACCTGAACAACAGAGAAAACTGA
- a CDS encoding alpha-amylase family glycosyl hydrolase has product MTRALITLFLLLHYTMNSQQLPDRYHPKPYVEIKSPDWVKNATLYELNVRQFSAEGNFKAIEKQLPRLKKMGIDIIWLMPIQPIGEVNRKGSLGSYYSVKDYLGINPEFGTDADFRSLVKAIHAHGMYVILDWVANHSSWDNELATKHPDWYTKSRDGKFQSTPWRDYDDIIDFDYSKPELRKYMTDALKFWVKEYDIDGYRCDVASFVPIDFWENARAELDAIKPVFMLAEAEDKELHRKAFDATYNWTLWNILHQIAINNKSAKTLGEAYIAEHVSIFPKEGIRMNFIDNHDKNSWEGTQYSNFGDALKAATVFTVMMDGMPLVYSGQEAGLDRSLKFFERDPIEWKDHENAALYTTLFTLKHKNQALWNGRHGGEMVRIMNDNMEQVISFVREKNGDKVLTFINLSKEKVKVSFDTSYDAGTYTNLFTRKTQKVSKEMKLTMEPWDFVVLHNSK; this is encoded by the coding sequence ATGACACGTGCACTCATTACATTATTCCTATTATTACATTATACGATGAATTCCCAGCAACTACCCGACCGTTACCACCCCAAACCCTATGTTGAAATAAAAAGTCCCGATTGGGTAAAAAACGCCACACTTTACGAACTCAATGTTCGGCAGTTTTCTGCCGAAGGAAATTTTAAGGCAATTGAAAAACAACTTCCGCGGCTGAAGAAAATGGGCATCGACATTATCTGGCTGATGCCCATACAGCCCATCGGCGAGGTGAACCGCAAAGGCAGCCTTGGCAGCTACTATTCGGTAAAGGATTATCTCGGCATCAATCCTGAATTTGGCACGGATGCCGATTTCCGAAGTTTGGTGAAAGCCATCCACGCACACGGAATGTACGTGATCCTCGATTGGGTGGCCAACCACAGCAGCTGGGATAACGAATTGGCAACAAAGCATCCCGACTGGTACACGAAATCACGCGACGGCAAATTCCAGTCCACGCCTTGGCGGGATTATGATGATATTATCGATTTTGACTACTCAAAACCTGAACTTCGGAAATACATGACAGACGCGCTGAAATTCTGGGTGAAAGAGTACGATATCGACGGCTACCGCTGTGATGTGGCGAGTTTTGTACCGATCGATTTCTGGGAAAATGCCCGCGCTGAACTCGATGCAATAAAACCCGTTTTCATGCTGGCCGAAGCCGAAGATAAAGAACTTCACCGAAAAGCTTTTGATGCGACGTACAACTGGACATTGTGGAACATCCTGCATCAAATTGCCATTAACAATAAAAGCGCAAAAACACTCGGCGAAGCCTACATTGCCGAACATGTTTCGATTTTCCCGAAAGAAGGGATCCGCATGAACTTCATCGACAATCACGATAAAAACTCGTGGGAAGGCACCCAATACAGCAATTTCGGAGACGCTTTGAAAGCAGCCACCGTCTTCACCGTGATGATGGATGGCATGCCACTCGTTTACAGTGGCCAGGAAGCGGGACTGGACCGCTCACTTAAATTTTTTGAGCGTGACCCGATCGAATGGAAAGATCACGAAAACGCAGCGCTCTACACCACCCTTTTCACACTTAAACACAAAAATCAGGCGCTCTGGAACGGCAGGCACGGCGGTGAAATGGTAAGAATTATGAATGACAACATGGAGCAGGTGATTTCATTTGTACGCGAGAAAAATGGCGACAAAGTCTTGACTTTCATAAATTTAAGCAAGGAAAAAGTGAAGGTTAGTTTCGATACGTCTTACGATGCCGGCACATACACCAATCTCTTTACGAGAAAAACCCAAAAAGTTTCCAAAGAAATGAAGCTGACTATGGAACCGTGGGATTTTGTGGTGCTGCATAACTCAAAGTAA
- a CDS encoding KTSC domain-containing protein, which yields MKRIGEHRKLLGVDKTATLKDLKTIYRNTMKDAHPDKFVNDETGKLEAEEKSKKVIEAYHFLVSINPETQEKYREEYTETTAKSNIQDFEYEKQILKVQHLNGKMYEYIGVPRNTYIKMVNADSPSRFARRHIYGNFTYRKAGEAMVD from the coding sequence ATGAAAAGAATTGGCGAACACAGAAAACTGCTTGGTGTAGACAAAACCGCGACACTGAAAGACCTCAAAACTATCTACCGCAACACCATGAAGGACGCGCATCCCGACAAATTCGTGAATGATGAGACCGGAAAGCTGGAAGCTGAGGAGAAAAGCAAAAAGGTGATTGAGGCCTATCATTTCCTGGTTAGCATCAACCCGGAAACCCAGGAAAAATATCGAGAAGAATATACTGAAACCACTGCAAAATCAAATATCCAGGATTTTGAATATGAAAAACAAATCCTGAAAGTACAGCACCTGAACGGCAAGATGTATGAATACATCGGTGTGCCGCGCAATACCTACATCAAGATGGTGAACGCAGATTCGCCGAGCCGCTTTGCACGGAGACATATCTACGGCAATTTCACCTACCGAAAGGCTGGCGAAGCGATGGTCGACTAA